A region of Diceros bicornis minor isolate mBicDic1 chromosome 31, mDicBic1.mat.cur, whole genome shotgun sequence DNA encodes the following proteins:
- the SCGB1A1 gene encoding uteroglobin, translating into MKLAVALALVTLALYCSPASAETCPSFLGVIQTLFLGTPASYEVAVAPFSPDADMKDAGIQLKKLVDTLPEKAKENVIKLMDKIIKSPQCA; encoded by the exons ATGAAACTCGCTGTCGCCCTCGCCCTGGTCACCCTGGCTCTCTACTGCAGCCCTG CTTCTGCAGAGACCTGCCCAAGTTTTCTAGGTGTCATTCAAACCCTCTTCCTGGGGACGCCTGCCAGTTATGAGGTCGCAGTGGCACCCTTCAGCCCTGATGCAGACATGAAAGATGCCGGGATCCAGTTGAAGAAACTGGTGGACACCCTCCCCGAGAAGGCCAAGGAGAACGTCATAAAGCTCATG gACAAAATAATAAAGAGCCCACAGTGTGCTTAG